One Pyrenophora tritici-repentis strain M4 chromosome 5, whole genome shotgun sequence DNA window includes the following coding sequences:
- a CDS encoding LIM domain containing protein, with product MSPTSTLSTGSPSSIVSPKLNRAATFQGPTFSNRSAGPAPTGRMPPPPRIDSNAANRPFRSLEPSPMSSQSPRSRTPGLAPPKSPFKMTRSVTTPNARSMGPPSPGLTSNLDSPFPRFPPKNAPSSPKPQPRQRLDPYPQDYAQPNALFAPLSPRFNGGENISKRLENIAPGPFDRRPSMTRQVTEENHAIEHKRTPTNGSIGSARSVPRRNGSVASNASHSSAYSNRSIGLPSRPKPGMGPANAQSPLPSTSEQIEGIDDFLDRLQRESKPSTTADEKPVRQNSREPPVRPRRPSTKDLPSDMHDLDTQEFMSLPNTMFPSRGSSRSGSESDMPRGLAPSHALRPAPLGASGLSDVPLNALHTPSDSGFSDDSYGSGFRSIASSRSSPPESEAAHSRQVSKVSRSDFVDEEPMEPVPRSASPESYAEGRPVRAPRSYMRSDGSGPVPRALSPGWRQPTFPPGGYAKYPESPLDPAVQMGAISPRTRDISPARDPAEVSGSESTPMATYESRQAEVRRPSKASKGNCRGCSEPIVGKSVKDSSGRLTGRYHKHCFVCRTCSDPFPTAEFYVYENSPYCEHHYHKLNGSLCSTCNHGIEGQYLETDTRQKFHPRCFTCTTCRIVLRDGYFEVSGRRYCERHAQSAAAPPRSRLGPGNYQPRNLQKRGTRLMMMA from the exons ATGTCGCCTACCTCGACACTTTCGACAGGCTCACCTTCTTCAATAGTTTCCCCGAAGCTCAACCGCGCCGCCACTTTCCAAGGACCGACATTCAGTAACAGATCAGCTGGACCAGCACCGACTGGTCGCATGCCTCCTCCTCCCCGGATTGATTCCAATGCAGCGA ACAGGCCATTCCGTTCATTGGAGCCGTCGCCTATGAGTAGTCAGAGTCCCAGGAGTCGCACGCCTGGCCTAGCACCCCCGAAATCCCCCTTCAAGATGACGCGCAGTGTGACAACTCCCAATGCTCGGAGTATGGGACCACCATCACCTGGTCTGACCTCGAATTTGGATTCACCCTTTCCTCGATTTCCACCCAAGAATGCGCCCAGCAGCCCCAAACCTCAGCCACGGCAACGCCTAGACCCTTATCCACAAGATTACGCCCAGCCCAATGCTCTATTTGCACCGTTGAGCCCGAGGTTCAACGGCGGAGAAAACATCTCAAAGCGTTTAGAAAACATTGCACCAGGCCCATTTGACCGGAGACCTAGTATGACAAGACAGGTAACAGAGGAGAACCACGCGATTGAACATAAGAGAACGCCCACAAATGGCAGCATTGGAAGCGCTAGGAGTGTACCGAGAAGAAATGGCTCTGTGGCATCGAATGCGTCGCATAGCTCTGCATACTCGAACCGCAGTATCGGCCTTCCTTCCCGCCCGAAGCCTGGAATGGGGCCAGCTAATGCACAGTCCCCTCTGCCCTCCACTTCAGAACAAATTGAAGGTATTGACGATTTCTTGGACCGCTTGCAGAGGGAATCTAAGCCTTCTACCACAGCCGATGAGAAGCCAGTACGTCAAAACAGTCGGGAGCCGCCGGTACGACCACGAAGACCTTCCACAAAGGATCTCCCGTCTGACATGCATGATCTGGATACCCAAGAATTCATGTCTCTCCCAAACACCATGTTCCCTTCACGTGGGTCAAGCCGTAGTGGCTCAGAGAGCGATATGCCAAGAGGTCTTGCACCATCTCACGCTTTACGCCCTGCTCCATTGGGTGCCTCTGGCCTCAGTGACGTGCCACTGAACGCGCTTCACACGCCTTCGGACTCTGGATTCTCAGATGATTCCTATGGCTCTGGCTTCCGGAGTATAGCCAGTTCTCGGTCAAGCCCGCCAGAGTCAGAAGCGGCACACTCACGACAGGTTTCCAAGGTCAGCCGCTCAGATTTCGTTGATGAGGAACCCATGGAACCCGTTCCAAGAAGCGCAAGCCCCGAGTCTTATGCCGAAGGACGACCTGTCCGCGCGCCTAGAAGCTACATGAGATCTGATGGATCAGGACCGGTTCCACGAGCACTTTCGCCAGGATGGCGCCAGCCCACCTTCCCTCCAGGAGGTTATGCCAAGTACCCAGAATCTCCGCTGGACCCTGCTGTCCAGATGGGTGCGATATCACCTCGCACGAGGGACATCAGTCCTGCACGGGACCCAGCGGAAGTCAGTGGAAGCGAATCAACCCCCATGGCAACATACGAATCACGCCAAGCCGAAGTGCGTCGACCAAGCAAGGCAAGCAAGGGCAACTGCCGCGGTTGCTCCGAACCCATTGTCGGAAAGTCTGTCAAGGATTCTTCGGGCCGTCTCACCGGACGCTACCATAAGCACTGCTTTGTATGCAGAACCTGCTCGGACCCCTTCCCCACTGCCGAGTTCTATGTCTACGAGAACTCGCCTTACTGTGAACACCACTACCACAAGCTAAACGGGTCTTTATGCAGCACCTGCAATCATGGTATCGAAGGCCAATACCTCGAAACCGACACCCGTCAAAAGTTCCATCCTAGATGCTTCACCTGCACGACGTGCCGTATCGTCCTCCGCGACGGCTATTTTGAAGTCTCCGGTCGAAGATACTGCGAGCGCCACGCACAAAGCGCCGCAGCACCACCAAGAAGTCGTCTTGGACCCGGAAACTACCAACCCCGAAACCTACAAAAACGCGGAACGAGACTCATGATGATGGCGTGA